The following coding sequences are from one Prionailurus viverrinus isolate Anna chromosome D2, UM_Priviv_1.0, whole genome shotgun sequence window:
- the ZNF488 gene encoding zinc finger protein 488 — MAAGKGALQSSSAENTWRLNEADQGWSCKPVLLEKMNNLGSEAAMGGGGREETSAEVALSATPGKLRLGKPMAQKVCWEQGQSAFTEVPRLKKRLEGVQAREREHDNPTGQPGPQKLTQDTPRDLADSKTSVWPSGARGEQKSAFSKPARCPAGRPGPTSVFQTRGPADALGELLGLSNTVDIPCWDQLSNSKFLVGDFWNLQTLPQNAPLCSAFLGAPTLWLKHATAQMSTPSSSSSTATWALLPPTFTSLGLSTQNWCAKCNLSFRLTSDLVFHMRSHHKKEHVGPDLHSKKLREEALTCPICHEYFRERHHLSRHMTSHS; from the coding sequence ATGGCTGCTGGGAAGGGTGCTCTGCAGAGCTCTTCGGCTGAAAACACATGGAGGCTTAATGAAGCTGACCAGGGCTGGAGCTGCAAGCCAGTGCTGCTGGAAAAAATGAACAACCTGGGCTCTGAGGCTGCCATGGGTGGTGGTGGCCGGGAGGAGACCTCTGCTGAGGTGGCACTGTCAGCAACCCCAGGAAAACTCAGACTGGGAAAGCCAATGGCCCAGAAGGTGTGCTGGGAACAGGggcagagtgctttcacagaggtGCCTCGACTCAAGAAGAGGCTGGAGGGTGTGCaggccagggagagggagcatGATAACCCCACAGGCCAGCCTGGTCCCCAGAAGCTGACCCAGGACACCCCCAGGGACCTGGCTGACAGCAAGACCTCTGTGTGGCCCAGTGGAGCCCGAGGGGAGCAGAAAAGCGCCTTCAGCAAACCAGCCAGGTGTCCAGCAGGGAGACCTGGGCCAACCTCCGTCTTCCAGACACGTGGACCTGCAGATGCCCTTGGGGAGCTGTTGGGACTCAGCAACACGGTAGACATCCCTTGTTGGGATCAGCTTTCAAATTCTAAGTTTTTGGTGGGTGATTTCTGGAACCTGCAGACGTTGCCACAAAATGCTCCTCTCTGCAGTGCTTTCCTGGGAGCCCCCACACTGTGGCTAAAGCATGCCACAGCCCAGATGTCCACACCGTCATCATCCTCTTCCACTGCCACTTGGGCCCTGCTGCCACCTACATTCACCTCCCTGGGCCTGTCCACCCAGAACTGGTGTGCAAAATGCAACCTCTCCTTTCGCCTGACCTCCGACCTGGTCTTCCACATGCGGTCCCACCACAAAAAGGAACACGTGGGGCCTGACTTACATTCTAAGAAGCTGAGAGAAGAGGCCCTCACGTGTCCCATTTGCCATGAGTATTTCCGGGAGCGCCACCATCTCTCCAGGCACATGACTTCTCACAGTTAG